The following is a genomic window from Oncorhynchus masou masou isolate Uvic2021 chromosome 6, UVic_Omas_1.1, whole genome shotgun sequence.
gaggagggacaggaggaggagaaaggagaagacacagatgttataggagaggtgggagatgTCATTACAACAGCAGAAATGGATTCTATTATAGAAAAGACTGAGCTTGTAGAGCTTGAGGAACTTCTAGAAAAAGTGACAGAGGAGCAGGCGATAGGAGACCCAGCGATCATAGTAGTGGAGGGAGAGGTCAACATAGTAGTAGAAGGAGAATCTGGCATCGAAAGGTCTGAGCTTGTAGAACATACAGAAAAAGTTcaagagggggaggagatagaAGTAGAAGTGAAAATAGTCGCAGAGAGCGAGAGCCACCAAACTCCCTCTGACACAGCCGCTCTTACAGTAGAGGCCCAAGAGTCATGTGACATGGTTTGTATAGAGCCATATATAACATCACAATACCTGGAAGACAATAATCACTCATTAAATGAACTCACAGAAATAAATCTGTCTGAAACTGAAAACCCATATCTGCTGGAATCACCTGACACtgcaaagaagagaaggaaaaggGGTTCTACTCGTCGGAATAAAGGTAAACAAGCAGAGACAGACtttggggagaaacaagacacCAAAACTGGAGACACAGAAAAATCCCTACAACTTCAGGCATCCGTTGCAGTTGAGGAATCCTGGTCCTACAGCAACACAGAAGAGCTCCTGGGTCCAAAGGAAAGTGAAACGGACACTGAGTGTCTTTTGTTTGCTTCTAACACACTCGACAAACCGGATGACAGATGGAAAGAGGAAGTTGGTGAGGATATTGAACCTGGTAGTGAAGCTGTAGTTAGTTATAGCAGTGAATTGCTTCAAGATACTCTTGGAACCGAATCACTCTTGCATCTGCCTCTAGATCTTGCGTTGCAAGTTGTTCATGGATTCGCTGCTGAACCCATAACAGAGGAGttgaagaaagaggaagagaggaggcagGAAAGTGAGCATGCCGAGGTGGAGTCCTCCACATTTCACAGCTCTAGGCATTCATTAGATCAATCCCTTGAGTCAGACACTTTAACCAACACAGAAGAGTTTGAGTCATTCAATAACACAATAATCCTCCAAAGTGGAGAAGGTGACGAGAAACTTGAACCTGCTGTAAATGAGTCAGAATTGCAAGATTATATTAACTCTACTGGTCCAGGCAATCAGGAAAAATTGCACCAAAGAGATGAAGATGAGAACTTTGTTGACCTAATAGTTGAGGAAAATATAGTACTGGCAAATATAACTCCTTTTAGACAACCAGACCATGTAGAAAGCATTGAACCTGAACAAAGTGAGGATATGACCTGCTTTTTACAATCAACCCCCTCAGACAGCTCTTTGGGTCGTGACAAAAGTGCTCAATCAGAATCCAGGAGAAGAAAGATGGGTTCAACTCGCAGGAATTCTGGAGGTATACATGAGGAGGAAGAACATGGAGAGAGTAAGATGCGTGGATATCGTCACCTTTATGATGAGGGAGTAGAGGTCATATTGGGAAAAGAAGAAATGCTTGGCATCGAAGAGACTGAGTTTGAAATATCTATGGAGCCTAAAGATAGCGCCAGTGTAGATGAGAAAGAAGGAGAGCAGATGGAAAAGGAGAATTTCCAAACAGAGGAAGACACAGAAAACataggagagacaggaagggggtTGGAAAGGGACATGGGAACAGTGGAAGGATCTGGTGTTGAAACATTGGAAGAGTCTCTGTTGTTATTGGAACCGGAGCATGGAGCAGATGAGGAGAAGAAAGGAATGGAAGAAGAACGTCTGATTGAACCCACCCCTTTTGATCAATACATTGATTCATTTGGTATTGCAGATCAATTATATAACCAAGAGAAAGGCAACAGATTCACTGTAGACTCTGTCAATACAGAAACTGAGAGCAACAATGAAGCAAGCATGGCCCACATAGTTGACCCAATAGAGCCCTTCAGTGTTGGACTGGACCAATCAGGAGACACTTTACTCAGGGAGGAAGAAGTTAGTGATTTCACACTGCTTGTGAATAATTCTGAAGTGATCAAGTGCAGCCAAATAGCATATGATTGTGCTCTTACACTGGAGTCAGATGACACTTTCAGCACTGATCCCAAAATCTCTCCTAGTCAACTCATCCAAACTCCATGTATGGAAATCACTAACCCCTTTCTCAAACCATTATCACCGCAGAGTATTCAGGGGAATGAGGAAGATATAAACACTGACCCCAATACCACAGGGGGACTGGACACATCAGAGGTCATGTTACTCAGCGAGGAGGAAATGAGTGATCATGTGCCGCGTGTAAACAAAGTGAGTGTCAGTAGCCAAATGACGTATGATGATAGAACTCTCACAACAGAGCCCTGCCAAACAGATGAGGCTTTGAGCACTGATCCCAATATCTCTGCTAGTCAACTCAACCAAACTCCATACTCGGATGAAAGCCATAACTCTTTTCCCAATTCACTCTTACTGCAGAGTGTTCAGGACCAAGGTGATAACGCAGCAAACATCAACTCCAATCAGAGTCCTTCTCTGAGCAGGAGGAGAAAGATGGGGTCGACTCATAGGCATCCTAGAGGTGTAcaaagagaagaggaggacacAGAGGAGAAACAAGAAGTGGAAATAGAAAGCACAGAGATAGAAGACAAGAGAGAAAACATGGATCCAGTGGAAGGTTCTTGCATGGAGTTTGAAATGTTGATGGAATCTAAGGATGGAGCTGGTAATGAGAAGaatgaaggagaagagagaaatgaGGAGACTGTCCTGACTGACCTCAGCTGTTCATTCAGTCCTTCAAATCAAGAGGGAAGAAACAAAGAGGCTGACAATATAGAAAGTGAGAGCCAAACAATTATAAAGGAATCAATGGCAACAAAACTCTTGCTTCTACGTGAAGTAGAGTTGACTCAGATTAGTCAAACTCTTCACAACACTTACCCTGATGTTCCTACTATAGAGTCATATGACTCCTACCTGACcgttgacacactgaactcaaaTCCTGCCATCACTGGTTTGCAACACAAAGGAACATCATTGGAGGAAACACTTGATGAATCAAGAGGAAACACTGACTCCCCTCCAGATCCACCCTCACTGCAGAGTTCTCTTGGGtcagaggaaacagcagaggtagAATCCTACACTCCAGGAAGGAAAAGGAAGATTGGTTCCACTCGCAGCAAGTCTCATCCAggtagaaaaggagaggagagaagagaggagggacaggaggaggagaaaggagaagacacagatgttataggagaggtgggagatgTCATTACAACAGCAGAAATGGATTCTATTATAGAAAAGACTGAGCTTGTAGAGCTTGAGGAACTTCTAGAAAAAGTGACAGAGGAGCAGGCGATGGGAGACCCAGCGATCATAGTAGTGGAGGGAGAGGTCAACATAGTAGTAGAAGGAGAATCTGGCATCGAAAGGTCTGAGCTTGTAGAACATACAGAAAAAGTTcaagagggggaggagatagaAGTAGAAGTGAAAATAGtcgcagagagcgagagagccacCAAACTCCCTCTGACACAGCCGCTCTTACAGTAGAGGCCCAAGAGTCATGTGACATGGTTTGTATAGAGCCATATATAACATCACAATACCTGGAAGACAATAATCACTCATTAAATGAACTCACAGAAATAAATCTGTCTGAAACTGAAAACCCATATCTGCTGGAATCACCTGACACtgcaaagaagagaaggaaaaggGGTTCTACTCGTCGGAATAAAGGTAAACAAGCAGAGACAGACtttggggagaaacaagacacCAAAACTGGAGACACAGAAAAATCCCTACAACTTCAGGCATCCGTTGCAGTTGAGGAATCCTGGTCCTACAGCAACACAGAAGAGCTCCTGGGTCCAAAGGAAAGTGAAACGGACACTGAGTGTCTTTTGTTTGCTTCTAACACACTCGACAAACCGGATGACAGATGGAAAGAGGAAGTTGGTGAGGATATTGAACCTGGTAGTGAAGCTGTAGTTAGTTATAGCAGTGAATTGCTTCAAGATACTCTTGGAACCGAATCACTCTTGCATCTGCCTCTAGATCTTGCGTTGCAAGTTGTTCATGGATTCGCTGCTGAACCCATAACAGAGGAGttgaagaaagaggaagagaggaggcagGAAAGTGAGCATGCCGAGGTGGAGTCCTCCACATTTCACAGCTCTAGGCATTCATTAGATCAATCCCTTGAGTCAGACACTTTAACCAACACAGAAGAGTTTGAGTCATTCAATAACACAATAATCCTCCAAAGTGGAGAAGGTGACGAGAAACTTGAACCTGCTGTAAATGAGTCAGAATTGCAAGATTATATTAACTCTACTGGTCCAGGCAATCAGGAAAAATTGCACCAAAGAGATGAAGATGAGAACTTTGTTGACCTAATAGTTGAGGAAAATATAGTACTGGCAAATATAACTCCTTTTAGACAACCAGACCATGTAGAAAGCATTGAACCTGAACAAAGTGAGGATATGACCTGCTTTTTACAATCAACCCCCTCAGACAGCTCTTTGGGTCGTGACAAAGTGCTCAATCAGAATCCAGGAGAAGAAAGATGGGTTCAACTCGCAGGAATTCTGGAGGTATACATGAGGAGGAAGAACATGGAGAGAGTAAGATGCGTGGATATCGTCACCTTTATGATGAGGGAGTAGAGGTCATATTGGGAAAAGAAGAAATGCTTGGCATCGAAGAGACTGAGTTTGAAATATCTATGGAGCCTAAAGATAGCGCCAGTGTAGATGAGAAAGAAGGAGAGCAGATGGAAAAGGAGAATTTCCAAACAGAGGAAGACACAGAAAACataggagagacaggaagggggtTGGAAAGGGACATGGGAACAGTGGAAGGATCTGGTGTTGAAACATTGGAAGAGTCTCTGTTGTTATTGGAATCGGAGCATGGAGCAGATGAGGAGAAGAAAGGAATGGAAGAAGAACGTCTGATTGAACCCACCCCTTTTGATCAATACATTGATTCATTTGGTATTGCAGATCAATTATATAACCAAGAGAAAGGCAACAGATTCACTGTAGACTCTGTCAATACAGAAACTGAGAGCAACAATGAAGCAAGCATGGCCCACATAGTTGACCCAATAGAGCCCTTCAGTGTTGGACTGGACCAATCAGGAGACACTTTACTCAGGGAGGAAGAAGTTAGTGATTTCACACTGCTTGTGAATAATTCTGAATTGATCAAGTGCAGCCAAATAGCATATGATTGTGCTCTTACACTGGAGTCAGATGACACTTTCAGCACTGATCCCAAAATCTCTCCTAGTCAACTCATCCAAACTCCATGTATGGAAATCACTAACCCCTTTCTCAAACCATTATTACCGCAGAGTATTCAGGGGAATGAGGAAGATATAAACACTGACCCCAATACCACAGGGGGACTGGACACATCAGAGGTCATGTTACTCAGCGAGGAGGAAATGAGTGATCATGTGCCGCGTGTAAACAAAGTGAGTGTCAGTAGCCAAATGACGTATGATGATAGAACTCTCACAACAGAGCCCTGTCAAACAGATGAGGCTTTGAGCACTGATCCCAATATCTCTGCTAGTCAACTCAACCAAACTCCATACTCGGATGAAAGCCATAACTCTTTTCCCAATTCACTCTTACTGCAGAGTGTTCAGGACCAAGGTGATAACGCAGCAAACATCAACTCCAATCAGAGTCCTTCTCTGAGCAGGAGGAGAAAGATGGGGTCGACTCGTAGGCATCCTAGAGGTGTAcaaagagaagaggaggacacAGAGGAGAAACAAGAAGTGGAAATAGAAAGCACAGAGATAGAAGACAAGAGAGAAAACATGGATCCAGTGGAAGGTTCTTGCATGGAGTTTGAAATGTTGATGGAATCTAAGGATGGAGCTGGTAATGAGAAGaatgaaggagaagagagaaatgaGGAGACTGTCCTGACTGACCTCAGCTGTTCATTCAGTCCTTCAAATCAAGAGGGAAGAAACAAAGAGGCTGACAATATAGAAAGTGAGAGCCAAACAATTATAAAGGAATCAATGGCAACAAAACTCTTGCTTCTACGTGAAGTAGAGTTGACTCAGATTAGTCAAACTCTTCACAACACTTACCCTGATGTTCCTACTATAGAGTCATATGACTCCTACCTGACcgttgacacactgaactcaaaTCCTGCCATCACTGGTTTGCAACACAAAGGAACATCATTGGAGGAAACACTTGATGAATCAAGAGGAAACACTGACTCCCCTCCAGATCCACCCTCACTGCAGAGTTATCTTGGGtcagaggaaacagcagaggtagAATCCTACACTCTAGGAAGGAAAAGGAAGATTGGTTCCACTCGCAGCAAGTCTCATCCAggtagaaaaggagaggagagaagagaggagggacaggaggaggagaaaggagaagacacagatgttataggagaggtgggagataTCATTACAACAGCAGAAATGGATTCTATTATAGAAAAGACTGAGCTTGTAGAGCTTGAGGAACTTCTAGAAAAAGTGACAGAGGAGCAGGCGATGGGAGACCCAGCGATCATAGTAGTGGAGGGAGAGGTCAACATAGGAGTAGAAGGAGAATCTGGCATCGAAAGGTCTGAGCTTGTAGAACATACAGAAAAAGTtcgagagggggaggagatagaAGTAGAAGTGAAAATAGTCGCAGAGAGCGAGAGCCACCAAACTCCCTCTGACACAGCAGCTCTTACAGTAGAGGCCCAAGAGTCATGTGACATGGTTTGTATAGAGCCATATATAACATCACAATACCTGGAAGACAATAATCACTCATTAAATGAACTCACAGAAATAAATCTGTCTGAAACTGAAAACCCATATCTGCTGGAATCACCTGACACtgcaaagaagagaaggaaaaggGGTTCTACTCGTCGGAATAAAGGTAAACAAGCAGAGACAGACtttggggagaaacaagacacCAAAACTGGAGACACAGAAAAATCCCTACAACTTCAGGCATCCGTTGCAGTTGAGGAATCCTGGTCCTACAGCAACACAGAAGAGCTCCTGGGTCCAAAGGAAAGTGAAACGGACACTGAGTGTCTTTTGTTTGCTTCTAACACACTCGACAAACCGGATGACAGATGGAAAGAGGAAGTTGGTGAGGATATTGAACCTGGTAGTGAAGCTGTAGTTAGTTATAGCAGTGAATTGCTTCAAGATACTCTTGGAACCGAATCACTCTTGCATCTGCCTCTAGATCTTGCGTTGCAAGTTGTTCATGGATTCGCTGCTGAACCCATAACAGAGGAGttgaagaaagaggaagagaggaggcagGAAAGTGAGCATGCCGAGGTGGAGTCCTCCACATTTCACAGCTCTAGGCATTCATTAGATCAATCCCTTGAGTCAGACACTTTAACCAACACAGAAGAGTTTGAGTCATTCAATAACACAATAATCCTCCAAAGTGGAGAAGGTGACGAGAAACTTGAACCTGCTGTAAATGAGTCAGAATTGCAAGATTATATTAACTCTACTGGTCCAGGCAATCAGGAAAAATTGCACCAAAGAGATGAAGATGAGAACTTTGTTGACCTAATAGTCGAGGAAAATATAGTACTGGCAAATATAACTCCTTTTAGACAACCAGACCATGTAGAAAGCATTGAACCTGAACAAAGTGAGGATATGACCTGCTTTTTACAATCAACCCCCTCAGACAGCTCTTTGGGTCGTGACAAAAGTGCTCAATCAGAATCCAGGAGAAGAAAGATGGGTTCAACTCGCAGGAATTCTAGAGGTATACATGAAGAGGAAGAACATGGAGAGAGTAAGATGCGTGGATATCGTCACCTTTATGATGAGGGAGTAGAGGTCATATTGGGAAAAGAAGAAATGCTTGGCATCGAAGAGACTGAGTTTGAAATATCTATGGAGCCTAAAGATAGCGCCAGTGTAGATGAGAAAGAAGGAGAGCAGATGGAAAAGGAGAATTTCCAAACAGAGGAAGACACAGAAAACataggagagacaggaaggaggttGGAAAGGGACATGGGAACAGTGGAAGGATCTGGTGTTGAAACATCGGAAGAATCTCTGTTGTTATTGGAACCGGAGCATGGAGCAGATGAGGAGAAGAAAGGAATGGAAGAAGAACGTCTGATTGAACCCACCCCTTTTGATCAATACATCGATTCATTTGGTATTGCAGATCAAGTATATAACCAAGAGAAAGGCAACAGATTCACTGTAGACTCTGTCAATACAGAAACTGAGAGCAACAATGAAGCAAGCATGGCCCACATAGTTGACCCAATAGAGCCCTTCAGTGTTGGACTGGACCAATCAGGAGTCACTTTACTCAGGGAGGAAGAAGTTAGTGATTTCACACTGCTTGTGAATAATTCTGAAGTGATCAAGTGCAGCCAAATAGCATATGATTGTGCTCTTACACTGGAGTCAGATGACACTTTCAGCACTGATCCCAAAATCTCTCCTAGTCAACTCATCCAAACTCCATGTATGGAATTCACTAACCCCTTTCTCAAACCATTATTACCGCAGAGTATTCAGGGGAATGAGGAAGATATAAACACTGACCCCAATACCACAGGGGGACTGGACACATCAGAGGTCATGTTACTCAGCGAGGAGGAAATGAGTGATCATGTGCCGCGTGTAAACAAAGTGAGTGTCAGTAGCCAAATGACGTATGATGATAGAACTCTCACAACAGAGCCCTGCCAAACAGATGAGGCTTTGAGCACTGATCCCAATATCTCTGCTAGTCAACTCAACCAAACTCCATACTCGGATGAAAGCCATAACTCTTTTCCCAATTCACTCTTACTGCAGAGTGTTCAGGACCAAGGTGATAACGCAGCAAACATCAACTCCAATCAGAGTCCTTCTCCGAGCAGGAGGAGAAAGATGGGGTCGACTCGTAGGCATCCTAGAGGTGTAcaaagagaagaggaggacacAGAGGAGAAACAAGAAGTGGAAATAGAAAGCACAGAGATAGAAGACAAGAGAGAAAACATGGATCCAGTGGAAGGTTCTTGCATGGAGTTTGAAATGTTGATGGAATCTAAGGATGGAGCTGGTAATGAGAAGaatgaaggagaagagagaaatgaGGAGACTGTCCTGACTGACCTCAGCTGTTCATTCAGTCCTTCAAATCAAGAGGGAAGAAACAAAGAGGCTGACAATATAGAAAGTGAGAGCCAAACAATTATAAAGGAATCAATGGCAACAAAACTCTTGCTTCTACGTGAAGTAGAGTTGACTCAGATTAGTCAAACTCTTCACAACACTTACCCTGATGTTCCTACTATAGAGTCATATGACTCCTACCTGACcgttgacacactgaactcaaaTCCTGCCATCACTGGTTTGCAACACAAAGGAACATCATTGGAGGAAACACTTGATGAATCAAGAGGAAACACTGACTCCCCTCCAGATCCACCCTCACTGCAGAGTTCTCTTGGGtcagaggaaacagcagaggtagAATCCTACACTCCAGGAAGGAAAAGGAAGATTGGTTCCACTCGCAGCAAGTCTCATCCAggtagaaaaggagaggagagaagagaggagggacaggaggaggagaaaggagaagacacagatgttataggagaggtgggagatgTCATTACAACAGCAGAAATGGATTCTATTATAGAAAAGACTGAGCTTGTAGAGCTTGAGGAACTTCTAGAAAAAGTGACAGAGGAGCAGGCGATGGGAGACCCAGCGATCATAGTAGTGGAGGGAGAGGTCAACATAGTAGTAGAAGGAGAATCTGGCATCGAAAGGTCTGAGCTTGTAGAACATACAGAAAAAGTTCAAGAGGGGGAGAAGATAGAAGTAGAAGTGAAAATAGTCGCAGAGAGCGAGAGCCACCAAACTACCTCTGACACAGCCGCTCTTACAGTAGAGGCCCAAGAGTCACGTGACATGGTTTGTATAGAGCCATATATAACATCACAATACCTGGAAGACAATAATCCCTCATTAAATGACCTCACAGAAATAAATCTGTCTGAAACTGAAAACCCATATCTGCTGGAATCACCTGACACtgcaaagaagagaaggaaaaggGGTTCTACTCGTCGGAATAAAGGTAAACAAGCAGAGACAGACTTTGGGGAGAAACAAGACGCCAAAACTGGAGACACAGAAAAATCCCTACAACTTCAGGCATCCATTGCAGTTGTGGAATCCTGGTCCTACAGCAACACAGAAGAGCTCCTGGGTCCAACGGAAAGTGAAACGGACACGGAAATAGAAAGCACAGAGATAGAAGACAAGAGAGAAAACATGGATTCAGTGGAAGGTTCTTGCATGGAGTTTGAAATGTTGATGGAATCTAAGGATGGAGCTGGTAATGAGAAGaatgaaggagaagagagaaatgaGGAGACTGTCCTGACTGACCTCAGCTGTTCATTCAGTCCTTCAAATCAAGAGGGAAGAAACATAGAGGCTGACAATATAGAAAGTGAGAGCCAATCAATTATAAATCATTCAATGACAGCAAAACTCTTGCTTCTACGTCAATCAGATTTCTCTGAGATTAGGGAAACTCTTCACAACCCTAATGTTCCTAATCTTGAGTCCCACCTGACTGATGACACACTGAATTCAACAGAAAACgttagagaggtggaggagatagAAGTTGAAGTGAATGCAGTCATGGAGAGCGAGAGCAGCCAAACTGACACAGCTGTTCTTACAGTAGAGGCCCAAGAGTCAGGTGACATGGTTTGTATAGACCCTCACATCTCTGCTATTCAACTTACCCAAACGGCAGACATGGAGCAATGTCTGTTAACACAATGTAATAGCCCCAGTCTTCCTTCGAAatcatctctgtctctgagtTTCCAATCTCACGAGGATGCTacagggaagagaagaaagatgGGCTTTACCCATCAGACACAGGGAGGACTCCACGCAGAGGATGAGaagcaggagacaggagaaaatATAACAGAGGCAGAGGTCAGATCGGAAACCATTGGAAATCCAGAGGTCAATGCTGTTTTGGAAAGATTTCAAGAGGAGCGCAGAGCTGAAGCTGTCAGTCTGGAGGACCAACAGGAGATACAGAGCACAGAGAAGGAGACAATACTCATAGAGGTACTTTGGCTTTTCTTACAAATGGCTTCACTTATTTTATTGAACTCATAGCATTCTTGACGTGTACAAACACCCCGCAGCTGAGTACTTGAGGATATTTGAGTATTCAACATTTTATGATAAAGAGCTGCAGTGATGTCACAACTGAAATTGTTCCTATACTGTAAGTCTGAATTCGGCCCTAACATTTCAGTATATGTTAAACATCTGATTTGttacttttaaatgttttacatagTGTGTATACCAGACAGTATATAGAATTTTGAACACACAACAATATTTCACATTTCATTTTGAAGAGATGATCATATACTGTCCTTTGTGGGAGATGATGTTTTCTATTTGTCTAAGGTGGTTGCCTCAAGCACGGTTTTGAGTGGAAAAGGGTCTGAACCAGTGGCTCCAGCTCCAGAGCCAGGCCCTGGGAATAAAAGAGGTCAAGAAAAGGCAGAGCGTGTGGAGAAGCCACCGGGTAAGTATCGAATAGCAACAATGAGGATGTTAGTCTTGAGTAAGTAAGCCCACCAGGCAGGAATCACCTGGAATTAACTGCTGGATATGCACTGTTGAGGCCCTTTGCTCTCCACTTGTAGCCAAAGGAATAAGTCAAGTTAGGTTTGAGTGAGATCAGAGAAGTGATATCATCTGTAATAGACCAGTCTCTTTGAT
Proteins encoded in this region:
- the LOC135541735 gene encoding uncharacterized protein LOC135541735, with translation MSGKKSRKVRMGSSRQPRQNQDEHETNKDDDGSQMLSKERKVVEVGADSVSVMLQTDLVSSDNLSTITQQHTERNNPPLNYVTESHLSQPVNPYLLKSLDTAGKRRKMGSTRQNKRKPEETDFEVIQDTKTGDTEQSLELQASIAVVESESHSKGEECLGPKESEMNTESRSQSEFLLFASNTLNQPDERCKEEVGEDTEPRTKTVVSYGSEMLQDTHGTKSLLHLPLDLALEVVHGFASEPITEELKKEEERRQESEHAEVESSTFHSSRHSLDQSLESDTLTNTEEFESFNNTIILQSGEGDEKLEPAVNESELQDYINSTGPGNQEKLHQRDEDENFVDLIVEENIVLANITPFRQPDHVESIEPEQSEDMTCFLQSTPSDSSLGRDKSAQSESRRRKMGSTRRNSRGRHEENEHGESKMRRYSYLYDEGEEVILGKEEMLGIEETEFEISMEPKDSATVDEKAGEQMEKENFQTEEDTENIGETGRRLERDMGTVEGSGVETSEESLLLLEPEHGADEEKKGMEEERLIEPTPFDQYIDSFGIADQVYNQEKGNRFTVDSVNTETESNNEASMAHIVDPIEPFSVGLDQSGVTLLREEEVSDFTLLVNNSEVIKCSQIAYDCSLTLESDDTFSTDPKISPSQLIQTPCMEITNPFLKPLLPQSIQGNEEDINTDPNTTGGLDTSEVMLLSEEEMSDHVPRVNKVSVSSQMTYDDRTLTTEPCQTDEALSTDPNISASQLNQTPYSDESHNSFPNSLLLQSVQDQGDNAENINSSQSPSPSRRRKMGSTRRHPRGVQREEEDTEEKQEVEIESTEIEDKRENMDPVEGSCMEFEMLMESKDGAGNEKNEGEERNEETVLTDLSCSFSPSNQEGRNKEADNIESESQTIIKESMATKLLLLREVELTQISQTLHNTYPDVPTIESYDSYLTVDTLNSNPAITGLQHKGTSLEETLDESRGNTDSPPDPPSLQSSLGSEETAEVESYTPGRKRKIGSTRSKSHPGRKGEERREEGQEEEKGEDTDVIGEVGDVITTAEMDSIIEKTELVELEELLEKVTEEQAIGDPAIIVVEGEVNIVVEGESGIERSELVEHTEKVQEGEEIEVEVKIVAESESHQTPSDTAALTVEAQESCDMVCIEPYITSQYLEDNNHSLNELTEINLSETENPYLLESPDTAKKRRKRGSTRRNKGKQAETDFGEKQDTKTGDTEKSLQLQASVAVEESWSYSNTEELLGPKESETDTECLLFASNTLDKPDDRWKEEVGEDIEPGSEAVVSYSSELLQDTLGTESLLHLPLDLALQVVHGFAAEPITEELKKEEERRQESEHAEVESSTFHSSRHSLDQSLESDTLTNTEEFESFNNTIILQSGEGDEKLEPAVNESELQDYINSTGPGNQEKLHQRDEDENFVDLIVEENIVLANITPFRQPDHVESIEPEQSEDMTCFLQSTPSDSSLGRDKSAQSESRRRKMGSTRRNSGGIHEEEEHGESKMRGYRHLYDEGVEVILGKEEMLGIEETEFEISMEPKDSASVDEKEGEQMEKENFQTEEDTENIGETGRGLERDMGTVEGSGVETLEESLLLLEPEHGADEEKKGMEEERLIEPTPFDQYIDSFGIADQLYNQEKGNRFTVDSVNTETESNNEASMAHIVDPIEPFSVGLDQSGDTLLREEEVSDFTLLVNNSEVIKCSQIAYDCALTLESDDTFSTDPKISPSQLIQTPCMEITNPFLKPLSPQSIQGNEEDINTDPNTTGGLDTSEVMLLSEEEMSDHVPRVNKVSVSSQMTYDDRTLTTEPCQTDEALSTDPNISASQLNQTPYSDESHNSFPNSLLLQSVQDQGDNAANINSNQSPSLSRRRKMGSTHRHPRGVQREEEDTEEKQEVEIESTEIEDKRENMDPVEGSCMEFEMLMESKDGAGNEKNEGEERNEETVLTDLSCSFSPSNQEGRNKEADNIESESQTIIKESMATKLLLLREVELTQISQTLHNTYPDVPTIESYDSYLTVDTLNSNPAITGLQHKGTSLEETLDESRGNTDSPPDPPSLQSSLGSEETAEVESYTPGRKRKIGSTRSKSHPGRKGEERREEGQEEEKGEDTDVIGEVGDVITTAEMDSIIEKTELVELEELLEKVTEEQAMGDPAIIVVEGEVNIVVEGESGIERSELVEHTEKVQEGEEIEVEVKIVAESERATKLPLTQPLLQ